One Hevea brasiliensis isolate MT/VB/25A 57/8 chromosome 6, ASM3005281v1, whole genome shotgun sequence genomic window, TAATACAAGAGGAAACAGATTAATATTTCAGAGAACTCATCCTGAATTTAGTCAATACATGCAGAATGACCTAAAGAAATAGGGGTGTTCATGTCAACAAACCCAAtcattcatatacatatccaaatGCAACCCAGATAGTGACAAATTCCCAACTTGATGATTATAATGCGCTTCCTAGTTCTGTTAGTAGATGCAAAGACGAAATCCTGTTGCTTCCACAAGGTGAGAAAACGTAAGAGAGATGGTGATGGTGAAAAACTAATGGGATCAATGCCTAATTGGTTATGTTTTCCGCCACAGCTTTTCTCAATCACAATATGGAGCAGGCCTTTTGAgcctttcttctctttttcttcttctgttTTGGTGGCTGGAGAACTACTTTAATGGCTGCATCAAAGACAGCTTTCACATTCTGTATTTGCAGAGGATGGTTGAAATAAAATCAGTTATGAGGTAGGTACCAGCTTTCCCTTATGCAGAGTTAAAAGAATAGACTGAATGTAAATAGGAGGCCAAATTAGAATATATACCTGCTGAGTTTTAGAACTACATTCAATGTAAACAGGAGCCCCAATTAGCTTTCTCAGTTCCTCCCCCTTTCAAGAAAAAAGGAAATTTATTTTCATAGCTGACATGATAGTGATGAAGCACAGAGGCAAGCAAGAAGGTGACGGATTTTAAAATAGAACTTGTAAAATAATTCTTAATATGGGAAATGGCAATTAAATTAATACCTGAGCAGTGGTAATGGGTGTTGCACCGGGATGATCTATAAAGAATTGCTTATCATCTCGGAGGTCTAGAAGAAGAAAATTTAGTTGTAATGAGAATTTGATTCTCATTGAAAAAGAGTAGAAACAAGACAAGGACACATTGTACACTAAAGCATAATATAATTAGTGAGAATAATTTGGCAACTAACATGAGGTAGTTTCGTTGAGTAAGGATCATGGAAGTGAATTTTTGCATGTTAATCACTGCAACAAGATAGAGTCACTTTGTTTCTCATCATAATTGAATCTAGAAGAGAGTTGGCCCAGAAGCAAGTCATAAAGGTAAGCTAGTAGAATTTGTGTTTTTCAAGCATTTTTTGATGcttacaataaaaatatttacTCCAAGCACCTCAGAAAGAAGAGACTCTCAGGAAATTtcattgaaaacactcacttttgAAATACTGTTATGATGAACTTTCGTGATCACCATTAAAACAAAATGTCCTTACAAAACAATTGTTTTAATTCTCCATATTTTTTCCAATACCCTatctaattatttatttatttattttttaacttctGAGAATGTGACAAGTCTAATTGGTTTGTGTATCACTAAACAAATTTACTAAGGTCCCCACAAGTCCACAACTAGTAGATGTTTAAATTCTAGTTTTTGGTTTTGTCTTGTTCTTGTTGTCATTCTTAAATTACATGGACTCCTTACCTACAACATCAGTTTTTCATATCAGAAAGGGCAGTCCGGCATGAGTACAACACTGTATtactgaaaattttcaaataagtcaagaaattataaaaaatttggaaAAGTCTGATCCTCAGTTGTACCTATGTACCATATTCTATCTCAGTCCCAGTACTTTAGATCACCTTTTAACATACTAAGCATCTTCCCACTGAATTAAAGTAAAATGGCCTTCATATACACGTGCTTGAATGTAAACAAGCATTAAAGTAAAATTAAATtaagccaccaccaccacctcctcctcctcctcctcctctcttCTCCTGTCTACAAGTGAATGAGAAAAAGTAGGTGAAAGATGATCTCAACAATGCCATTTGATTTCATAACACTAGTCACTTATCAATTATGTAGGAAGAATGGAATGCTAAGATCTTCAACATCTCAGCTGAAATTTTAAGCATCATTTCATAAGTTTCTCATATGCAGAACCCTGCAATTCCCGACATTGTCTAACCATCATAACTAGGATCAGCAAAACTTGTAAGAGAATTTATGGTTCTCACAGGCTAATTGACTGGGTGAGATAAAGTCAGATGTTGGTCCCCCATGTCTTctgaataaattaaattatgtgaTAATTAATAGCAGAACAAGATTTCCATAGCATTAGATTTCTGTTTTTAAGGGCAAAAATCCAACTATTACatgaattaaaattgaaaaactgAAACTATTGCCCCAACGGGAATATTGAAAAACTGCTAGATCATTATGATTCTATTGAAACATAACAGCATTCAGACACATCAAAACTTCAAAGGGGGGAGAAAAACGAGGGTCGAAGAAACACCATAATACTTGCTATTTTGTAAGATATTGTTGGAAACTTCCTCAATAAGCTAGAAATCAATAACATTCAAGAAAGTAGATACTTGAAAGATAACCCAACCTTCAAAAGAAGTAATGAAGCAGAAAAACTATAATAAATGCAATTTCTGAAAAATGAAGATAAATATTCAGCAGTTTTCAATCAAGTTATGCTATTATGCATACTATGGTCAAGAAATTGAAGTCCTAGCAAAGAGTTTCGTGACAAAAGAAGCTAAGCATAACTGCCACCATCATTACAAAGAAAACAAGAAAAAGCAGAGTAGGAGCATCTAACCAAGCTTAGTCCCAACAAGAATAATTGGTACTCCAGGTGCATAATGCCTCAATTCAGGAATCCACTGAAAATTGAAACATATAATGTAGAAATTCATAAGCACATCATATAATCAAACTATTAAAAGATGAAAAGAAGCTTAAAAAGATAATGCTGATATACCTTTTTGGCAACATTTTCATAACTGGCCTTGCTAATGAGAGAGAAAGCAAGCAAGAAAACATCTGCCCCACGATAACTCAAAGGTCTTAACCTATTGTAATCCTCTTGGCCTGTCCCATGAAACAAATCCATGAAGTTTATAATAATAAACTTTCAAAGACAACAACAGAAGAAAAGTTATGAATTGCACACATACCAGCAGTATCCCACAACCCTAGATTGACTGTGCTCCCATCCACAACCACATTTGCACTGAAATTGTCAAATACAGTTGGCACATAATCCTGTTTCATAATTCATGGTAAATCACAAAGGAACAAAATAAATAATTCTTCATGTCCAAATCATTCT contains:
- the LOC110670042 gene encoding rac-like GTP-binding protein 5 — encoded protein: MSASRFIKCVTVGDGAVGKTCMLISYTSNTFPTDYVPTVFDNFSANVVVDGSTVNLGLWDTAGQEDYNRLRPLSYRGADVFLLAFSLISKASYENVAKKWIPELRHYAPGVPIILVGTKLDLRDDKQFFIDHPGATPITTAQGEELRKLIGAPVYIECSSKTQQNVKAVFDAAIKVVLQPPKQKKKKRRKAQKACSIL